A single Aspergillus puulaauensis MK2 DNA, chromosome 7, nearly complete sequence DNA region contains:
- a CDS encoding isopenicillin N synthase family dioxygenase (COG:Q;~EggNog:ENOG410PIRX;~InterPro:IPR026992,IPR027443,IPR005123;~PFAM:PF03171,PF14226;~antiSMASH:Cluster_7.4;~go_function: GO:0016491 - oxidoreductase activity [Evidence IEA];~go_process: GO:0055114 - oxidation-reduction process [Evidence IEA]): MPSFTIGKPPPILDFSAFYADDSHGKAKLVEQVRDCCLHNGFFQVTGHGLPLDLQKRALSCGRRFFLLPMQEKLKLDKKQNKYGRGYEAVRSYQAELGTDPDLKEDFSIGREIPKDHPSCLQGKLGCGPNLWPENIDNREEFQKTTMEYFNSVYRLAEDIVTVLSLSLGLDANHLDGLKNEPRVGVMKYQYYPQLPEGADLEVTRGFGAHTDFCPLAIILQDGIPGLQVLDEPTGEWVTIEPVPGAFVVNLGESFTELTNGQYKSSIHRVINNPDSDRLSVPFFFNGDPDYLLAPLPICQGSGDEAKTPPRTIQQLVLSRVQERYARVQK, translated from the exons ATGCCCTCCTTTACCATTGGAAAGCCCCCACCCATTCTGGACTTTTCCGCATTCTATGCAGATGACAGCCATGGCAAGGCGAAGCTGGTCGAACAGGTGCGGGACTGTTGCTTGCATAACGGCTTCTTTCAAGTCACCGGCCATGGTCTGCCCCTGGATCTGCAGAAACGTGCCTTGAGCTGTGGCAGACGTTTCTTCCTTCTGCCGATGCAAGAGAAGCTAAAGCTTGATAAGA AACAGAACAAGTACGGCCGGGGCTACGAGGCAGTCCGCTCCTATCAGGCCGAACTTGGAACAGACCCGGACTTGAAGGAGGATTTTTCCATTGGGCGTGAAATCCCCAAGGATCATCCATCTTGCCTCCAGGGAAAACTCGGCTGTGGACCCAACCTGTGGCCCGAGAATATCGACAACCGCGAAGAGTTCCAGAAGACGACAATGGAGTACTTCAACTCCGTGTATCGTCTCGCCGAAGATATTGTTACCGTTCTGTCTCTCTCGCTCGGATTGGACGCAAACCACCTTGACGGTCTTAAGAACGAACCCAGAGTGGGGGTCATGAAATACCAGTATTATCCGCAGCTTCCGGAGGGCGCAGATCTCGAGGTCACCCGGGGTTTTGGCGCCCATACCGACTTTTGCCCCTTGGCTATTATCCTCCAGGATGGTATACCCGGTCTCCAGGTTCTGGATGAGCCCACAGGTGAGTGGGTAACT ATTGAACCCGTTCCAGGAGCCTTTGTTGTCAATCTGGGAGAGTCATTCACGGAATTGACCAACGGCCAGTATAAATCCAGCATCCACCGGGTGATCAACAACCCGGACTCGGATCGTCTGTCCgtccctttcttcttcaacggaGATCCGGACTATCTGCTTGCTCCCCTGCCCATCTGCCAGGGGTCTGGAGACGAGGCGAAAACCCCTCCGCGCACCATTCAAcagttggtgttgagcagGGTGCAGGAAAGGTATGCCCGTGTACAGAAATGA
- a CDS encoding uncharacterized protein (CAZy:PL27;~COG:S;~EggNog:ENOG410PUG6;~InterPro:IPR008928;~antiSMASH:Cluster_7.4;~go_process: GO:0005975 - carbohydrate metabolic process [Evidence IEA]): MTGAVSERTRVNGHSVSCSKDACQYSISAGSHGQKDIQISTPTKGGLQNSTIFLNTVPDLDDLVTSRVEFIIKNQQVSGDRENPNFGGYAVYDTQAESIAFWDKSSDRTTGRERVGMGIFISRYLASHPNATAVRSSLQTYYEFVSLKLQGENGEVYDRPKGAGTSVERLYNWPWVIQFHLAVSKLDLDLSGPVAVKSPLERFMMTLENFYEMGGKELYAIGLPVFESLQFLRESGHDRYYKRALELFLSHGEVILGRGLDYPPFEVNFEQSIVAPAAAMMLELYRATGNQTWLAAGKIQLDTLLRFQGKQPDYRMNSIAIRHWDGYWFGKDRHWGDTFPHHWSTIDAIALYHYAKATGDEAYQKHADEIVRNNLALFSPDGTAGCAWIYPLTVNGRETHYRDPYANDQDWALNHLLYIRTMELEAQK, encoded by the coding sequence ATGACTGGTGCGGTCAGCGAGAGGACTCGGGTGAATGGACATTCGGTTTCTTGCAGCAAGGATGCCTGCCAATACTCCATCTCCGCTGGCTCCCATGGCCAGAAGGACATACAGATCTCTACGCCGACAAAAGGTGGTCTTCAAAACTcgaccatcttcctcaacacAGTACCGGACCTAGACGACCTGGTGACTTCAAGGGTCGAATTTATCATCAAAAACCAGCAGGTCAGTGGAGACCGAGAGAACCCCAACTTTGGTGGCTATGCTGTATACGACACGCAGGCAGAGTCAATTGCCTTTTGGGATAAATCGTCAGATCGCACGACAGGGAGGGAACGCGTTGGGATGGGCATATTCATCAGTCGCTATCTGGCCTCCCATCCCAACGCTACCGCCGTGCGATCATCTCTCCAGACATATTACGAATTCGTGAGCCTGAAGCTGCAAGGGGAGAATGGCGAGGTTTACGACCGACCAAAAGGTGCAGGCACCAGTGTTGAGCGCCTGTACAACTGGCCATGGGTCATCCAATTCCATCTCGCGGTCTCCAAGTTGGACCTCGACCTTTCGGGCCCCGTAGCGGTCAAGTCACCGCTGGAACGATTCATGATGACACTCGAAAACTTTTACGAAATGGGTGGAAAGGAGCTATACGCCATTGGCTTACCCGTCTTCGAGTCCCTCCAATTCCTCAGGGAGTCGGGTCATGATAGGTACTACAAGAGAGCCTTAgagctcttcctcagtcaCGGCGAGGTTATCTTAGGAAGAGGTCTCGACTATCCGCCATTCGAGGTTAATTTCGAGCAGTCCATTGTCGCGCCTGCTGCCGCCATGATGTTAGAGCTGTATCGTGCTACAGGTAATCAGACCTGGCTTGCGGCCGGGAAGATACAGCTCGACACCCTGCTGCGCTTCCAAGGCAAACAACCTGACTACCGCATGAACAGCATTGCAATCAGACATTGGGACGGGTACTGGTTCGGCAAAGACCGTCACTGGGGCGACACGTTCCCGCATCACTGGAGTACCATTGACGCAATCGCCCTGTACCACTACGCAAAGGCCACCGGGGATGAAGCGTATCAGAAGCATGCGGACGAGATTGTTCGGAACAACTTGGCCTTGTTCTCACCGGATGGAACTGCTGGATGCGCTTGGATTTATCCACTCACGGTGAATGGCCGGGAGACGCACTACAGGGACCCGTATGCCAATGATCAGGACTGGGCTCTCAATCACCTCCTGTACATACGGACGATGGAGTTGGAAGCACAAAAATAA
- a CDS encoding uncharacterized protein (COG:S;~EggNog:ENOG410PUG6;~SECRETED:SignalP(1-20);~antiSMASH:Cluster_7.4) produces the protein MKLLHLWAASSASCATIARASLLSSDFQVDIDDVTGALVGLRDTQGNGSFMNWVGSPTDTPWLPLGSRWGLGFADLGPDFLHRFYWRDPQISANTSRASHAVSYTAGSLRLDVDRYLSEEDGSFTERYTFVNKGNESLNLAEAKSHAIAVYTPFNDHYTNTSDAIRNRAHAHVWANGGANAWVKMDQMGGFGRNLGLVLTKGSLAGYSIESRDIVTMSNTRGVFLLHPTIPTLQPGESASIEWTLF, from the coding sequence ATGAAATTGTTACACCTTTGGGCAGCTTCGAGCGCCTCATGCGCGACCATTGCACGGGCCAGTCTGCTAAGCTCTGACTTCCAggtcgacatcgacgacgtCACTGGTGCACTCGTGGGCTTGCGGGATACGCAAGGCAATGGGTCGTTCATGAACTGGGTCGGCTCACCCACGGATACTCCCTGGCTGCCGCTTGGGAGCCGATGGGGACTTGGCTTCGCGGACCTGGGCCCTGATTTTCTTCATCGATTTTACTGGCGTGATCCGCAGATCTCTGCCAACACCAGCCGAGCGAGCCATGCTGTGTCTTACACCGCCGGATCCTTAAGGTTGGATGTCGACCGATATCTGAGTGAAGAAGACGGGTCTTTCACGGAAAGATATACGTTTGTCAACAAGGGAAATGAGTCTCTGAACCTGGCAGAGGCCAAGAGCCATGCTATCGCAGTTTACACACCGTTTAACGACCACTACACCAATACTTCGGACGCCATACGCAACCGCGCGCATGCCCACGTATGGGCTAATGGCGGAGCGAATGCGTGGGTCAAGATGGATCAGATGGGCGGATTCGGCCGCAATCTGGGACTCGTCTTGACCAAGGGCTCCCTGGCAGGTTACAGCATTGAATCCCGCGATATCGTTACCATGTCAAACACTCGCGGGGTCTTCCTCTTGCATCCAACCATTCCGACGCTTCAACCCGGAGAATCCGCGTCAATCGAGTGGACTTTATTCTAG
- a CDS encoding pyridoxal phosphate-dependent decarboxylase family protein (COG:E;~EggNog:ENOG410PUEX;~InterPro:IPR015424,IPR002129;~PFAM:PF00282;~SMCOG1180:Decarboxylase, pyridoxal-dependent;~antiSMASH:Cluster_7.4;~go_function: GO:0016831 - carboxy-lyase activity [Evidence IEA];~go_function: GO:0030170 - pyridoxal phosphate binding [Evidence IEA];~go_process: GO:0019752 - carboxylic acid metabolic process [Evidence IEA]): MDPAELKEAVSTVLRVLVRGLEKSEKDFEALSTGDAVQNGCFPNGGEQLLAYLNDPQHLKHLLGLSLPQSGKGPGAIEACSEEILKYSVNTASPTFLDKLWSTPSVPGIAGDLLMSVINSNVHVFRTSPALSMIEKHVAQELAQTFGLRGPYSGGINVPGGAAANQTALLVARNTRFPSSKTAGLHNMQRRVVIFASEAAHFSIRTAVQTLGLGTTSLREIATCPNGSMEVSALRAALHEAASAGEIPLAVCATAGTTVRGAYDPLQSISQLCKEYNAWLHVDACWGGAAIFSPRFRDKLAGIDQADSIAYNPHKLLGIPQICSFVLGRDMRTFWYSNKVDAGYLFHQDTTSTSSKACQSDGCRATANVTPVDEHFDLQYKWRDANHIIAAPDPNKVYDLASFTPQCGRRSDAVKLYFHWQYYGRDGIAKQIDIAFDTASYLAQQIASHSCFRLLGDVQVPGPQVCFYYAGRMYKRMASHDDEKHQNSYFTHLLSSGLLKRGWMIDYAPGSDKEGEVGDFLRVVCNRNTSLLVADGLLRALLCTVTEDLHL, translated from the exons ATGGATCCTGCAGAATTGAAAGAG GCAGTTAGTACAGTGCTAAGGGTGCTAGTTCGTGGCCTAGAGAAATCTGAAAAGGACTTTGAGGCTCTATCAACCGGAGATGCCGTGCAAAATGGCTGTTTTCCCAATGGGGGGGAACAGCTCCTGGCTTATCTGAACGACCCTCAACACCTCAAGCACCTTCTTGGACTTTCCCTTCCGCAGTCCGGAAAAGGACCGGGTGCAATCGAAGCCTGCAGTGAGGAGATCCTGAAATATTCCGTTAATACGGCATCGCCGACCTTCTTGGACAAGCTTTGGTCAACGCCATCAGTTCCTGGAATCGCCGGAGATCTTCTCATGTCAGTCATCAATAGCAATGTTCACGTGTTTCGAACATCCCCAGCCTTGTCTATGATTGAGAAACATGTCGCCCAGGAGTTAGCCCAGACTTTCGGTCTCAGGGGCCCGTATTCTGGCGGCATCAATGTACCAGGTGGAGCCGCTGCAAACCAAACTGCCTTGCTTGTTGCGCGTAATACGCGTTTCCCCAGCTCCAAAACAGCAGGACTGCATAATATGCAGCGAAGGGTTGTGATATTCGCCTCAGAAGCAGCCCATTTTTCGATAAGAACGGCGGTGCAGACTTTGGGGTTAGGAACAACATCACTAAGGGAGATTGCTACCTGTCCCAATGGCTCCATGGAAGTTTCAGCGCTCAGGGCAGCTCTTCATGAAGCTGCTAGCGCTGGCGAAATACCACTAGCAGTTTGTGCTACGGCGGGCACAACAGTACGAGGGGCGTATGATCCATTGCAAAGTATTTCTCAGCTCTGCAAAGAATATAATGCGTGGCTCCATGTTGATGCCTGTTGGGGTGGTGCGGCTATCTTCTCTCCGAGGTTTCGAGACAAGCTCGCTGGAATCGATCAAGCAGATAGTATCGCATATAACCCCCATAAACTGCTTGGAATACCGCAAATATGTTCCTTCGTTCTCGGTAGGGACATGCGGACTTTCTGGTATTCTAACAAGGTAGATGCAGGCTATTTATTCCACCAGGACACCacgtcaacatcatccaAAGCGTGCCAGTCAGACGGCTGCAGAGCCACGGCAAACGTGACACCTGTCGATGAACACTTCGATTTACAATACAAATGGCGAGACGCGAATCATATCATTGCCGCACCCGACCCAAACAAGGTATACGATCTGGCATCTTTCACTCCTCAGTGTGGTCGCCGGTCTGATGCAGTGAAACTTTACTTTCACTGGCAGTACTATGGTAGAGACGGCATTGCGAAGCAAATTGATATAGCCTTTGATACGGCGTCTTATCTTGCTCAGCAAATTGCGAGCCATTCTTGTTTTCGTCTCCTAGGCGATGTTCAGGTGCCTGGACCACAGGTTTGTTTCTACTACGCCGGACGGATGTATAAAAGGATGGCATCCCACGATGATGAAAAGCACCAGAACTCTTACTTTACACACCTCCTATCGTCTGGGCTCTTGAAGAGGGGTTGGATGATCGACTATGCGCCAGGATCTGATAAAGAAGGCGAAGTTGGCGACTTTCTCCGTGTTGTATGCAACCGCAATACAAGCTTGTTGGTTGCGGACGGACTCTTGAGGGCCCTTTTATGCACAGTAACAGAGGATTTGCATCTTTGA
- a CDS encoding class I adenylate-forming enzyme family protein (COG:I;~EggNog:ENOG410PUR4;~InterPro:IPR042099,IPR000873,IPR020845;~PFAM:PF00501;~SMCOG1002:AMP-dependent synthetase and ligase;~TransMembrane:1 (i89-109o);~antiSMASH:Cluster_7.4) — translation MGAPAKQQGFPNDSFFKEILRRAKLSSSDDWFIHDPANNIKTTYTQLLQDVLTFKATLRNSLSVDTLRGLDSSEEETGLNFFIFAPSGYYFLVAFLAVLALGGVAVPLAHNINVEEASYLLQKFRAVCLLSTPQQQSTIQKILAHANKANGATPLSVELPFKDETSTDDTTALRIDNDTGFPPGRAATLMFSSGTTGPPKGIVHSRRYWCALADSSAPRTSAEGSLSLSTRAMHWTGGLRPDVLSLLGGCRIEYLNDRPVNGSALWERLRKKGVTALALNPIMWNRMKQHYDDNLSALPTEELHGYVSAARALDMASSVGGFVIGPVQLFWRKMLGNRSLQIFYATTEAAPIMLQPFGANEDSDERVIGTPCANVEVKLSEGHHGEILVKGPFLFSCYYEDEKKTREAFDENGFYRTGDLGHFNGKHYIIDGRESTDMIQFCFWNIPGLELQSHILSLPYIEEAYVLSVPDIQVRTRAAALIRLKGPSKKLPLHKLRSDLSATMPLYKLPTLMRALDEHEQFPMTESGRLQIKEALRMYFPQTVNERIEDLPPQVEVWDITKEVSDKPLRPWDWSGLPLELIPR, via the exons ATGGGGGCTCCAGCAAAGCAACAGGGCTTTCCAAATGACTCTTTCTTCAAAGAAATTCTCAGGAGGGCAAAGTTGTCGTCCTCTGATGACTGGTTCATTCATGACCCAGCCAACAATATCAAAACCACATACACGCAGCTCCTGCAGGATGTGTTGACTTTCAAAGCCACATTGCGCAATTCACTGTCTGTCGACACATTACGTGGCCTGGACAGTTCCGAGGAGGAAACTGGattgaatttcttcatcttcgccccTTCCGGCTACTATTTCCTGGTAGCGTTTCTTGCCGTCCTTGCCTTGGGAGGTGTAGCGGTTCCTCTAG CCCACAACATCAATGTCGAAGAAGCTTCCTATCTTCTACAGAAATTCCGTGCCGTCTGTCTGCTGTCCAcgccacagcagcagagtACTATTCAGAAAATCCTAGCCCACGCCAATAAGGCCAACGGGGCCACCCCGTTGAGCGTGGAACTCCCTTTCAAGGATGAGACATCCACCGATGATACCACCGCATTGAGAATTGATAACGATACCGGCTTCCCCCCTGGCCGTGCCGCTACACTG ATGTTCAGCTCAGGAACCACCGGTCCGCCCAAAGGCATCGTCCACTCCCGACGGTACTGGTGTGCGTTGGCCGACAGCTCGGCGCCCCGAACATCGGCTGAGGGCTCGTTGTCTCTAAGTACGCGCGCCATGCATTGGACCGGGGGTCTTCGTCCCGACGTGCTTTCTCTCTTGGGAGGATGCCGGATCGAATACCTCAACGATAGACCCGTCAATGGCAGCGCGCTGTGGGAACGGCTGCGAAAGAAAGGGGTCACGGCGCTGGCGTTAAACCCGATCATGTGGAATCGTATGAAGCAGCACTACGACGATAATCTTTCCGCACTCCCCACGGAGGAGCTACATGGGTATGTCTCTGCGGCTCGAGCTCTAGACATGGCGTCCTCGGTTGGGGGCTTTGTCATTGGACCAGTGCAGCTgttttggaggaagatgttggGAAATCGTTCGTTACAGATCTTCTATGCCACGACAGAAGCTGCGCCGATTATGTTGCAGCCTTTTGGGGCTAATGAGGATAGCGATGAG CGTGTCATCGGCACTCCTTGTGCCAATGTGGAAGTCAAGTTATCTGAAGGCCACCATGGAGAAATCCTAGTCAAAGGCCCGTTCCTTTTTTCCTG CTACTacgaggacgagaagaaaaCACGAGAGGCATTCGACGAAAACGGGTTCTACAGAACAGGGGACTTGGGCCATTTCAATGGAAAGCACTACATCATCGACGGTAGGGAGTCGACCGACA TGATTCAGTTTTGCTTCTGGAATATCCCCGGCCTTGAACTGCAAAGCCATATTCTCTCCTTGCCTTATATCGAAGAGGCCTATGTGCTGTCGGTCCCGGACATCCAAGTCCGCACGCGGGCGGCTGCTCTGATCCGACTCAAAGGACCCAGCAAGAAGCTCCCTCTCCATAAGCTGAGATCGGACCTGTCCGCCACCATGCCCCTCTACAAGCTCCCTACACTCATGCGGGCCCTTGATGAGCATGAACAATTCCCCATGACTGAGTCGGGGAGATTGCAGATCAAAGAGGCACTCCGGATGTACTTCCCGCAGACCGTGAATGAGCGGATTGAGGACCTACCTCCTCAGGTCGAGGTGTGGGACATCACGAAGGAAGTCTCAGATAAGCCCCTGCGTCCGTGGGACTGGTCTGGGCTGCCGTTGGAGCTGATTCCTCGCTGA
- a CDS encoding class I SAM-dependent methyltransferase (COG:S;~EggNog:ENOG410PXQE;~InterPro:IPR029063,IPR041698;~PFAM:PF13649;~antiSMASH:Cluster_7.4), with amino-acid sequence MTVDAKIPPSSATAEPTVKRSNSREVDWYHPTLTWLPETTAELFREYSGIPQEQIMKHIHDVREKAWDIYPYPCIGVFRFIDFGAHLCPVYPDVLQRLAAGQTLLDLGCCFGQDLRKLVFDGASSDNLLGVDLHAEFHDLGYELFRDKETLKARFYSQSIFDGEFLPEWHGKIDMIYMGAFLHLFSYDQQKIIISKVLKLLRDRKGSLVFGRHVGAEEGGSIRLNANWELFGHSEATIEKLWKEEGASKGDWQVESRTSSFVLDDMMNGKERPVGQDDRIRMMYFSATRA; translated from the exons ATGACCGTTGATGCTAAGATCCCACCCTCTTCTGCAACTGCGGAGCCGACAGTGAAAAGGTCCAACTCACGCGAGGTGGATTGGTATCATCCAACCTTGACCTGGCTACCGGAGACAACTGCAGAATTATTCCGTGAATACTCGGGGATCCCACAAGAACAGATCATGAAACATATTCATGATGTCCGAGAGAAGGCATGGGATAT TTACCCATATCCGTGCATCGGAGTCTTCCGCTTCATCGATTTCGGAGCTCACCTTTGCCCCGTGTACCCGGACGTGCTCCAAAGACTCGCGGCGGGACAAACCCTGCTCGATctgggctgctgcttcgGTCAGGACCTCCGCAAGCTGGTTTTTGACGGGGCTAGTTCTGACAATCTGCTCGGGGTCGATCTTCACGCGGAGTTTCACGATCTAGGCTACGAGCTCTTCCGGGACAAGGAGACACTGAAGGCACGATTCTACTCGCAGAGTATCTTCGATGGGGAGTTCCTACCGGAATGGCACGGTAAGATCGATATGATCTACATGGGGGCctttctccatctcttcaGCTACGACCAGCAGAAAATCATCATCTCAAAGGTGTTGAAATTGCTTCGCGACCGCAAGGGTTCTCTTGTGTTTGGTAGGCACGTTGGCGCTGAAGAGGGTGGTTCGATTAGGCTAAACGCCAATTGGGAATTATTTGGGCATAGCGAGGCCACCATCGAGAAGCTgtggaaggaagagggggcCAGCAAAGGCGACTGGCAGGTGGAGTCTCGGACTTCATCCTTTGTCCTTGACGATATGATGAACGGTAAGGAGCGGCCGGTTGGGCAGGATGATCGGATTCGGATGATGTATTTCTCAGCGACTCGGGCGTAG